From one Eptesicus fuscus isolate TK198812 chromosome 21, DD_ASM_mEF_20220401, whole genome shotgun sequence genomic stretch:
- the LOC129147740 gene encoding zinc finger protein 883-like yields MDGASRGAHSSHWGLKLGVAARTHARAGTGTAIPAAASTPAAPAPLGPQRAMAAPALRKRAEVGVTFEDIALYFSREEWSLLDEGQRQLYLNVMLENFELVSSLGCCCGAENAEVPTEQNAPVRVSQARNRKLALSSQKSHPCESCGLVLRRIFHLTELQGTQHGQIQLRCGACAKQFYFSAKFQQQQHVRENTFIRGVERMSLAKICNFNVSQNDFTCGEVGQGTLSWSGHLYLKADQTRDRPNNISMGGLKFQRRKDFYTRKECEEDPGSSYLRPHQRVRTGEKPYKCSECGKSFTNSRGLHHHQRFHTGEKPYKCNECGKSFTRRPVLHKHQRIHTGEKPYKCSECGKSFTQSTSLRCHQRVHTGEKPYKCSECGKCVARIYDLQYHMRVHTGEKPYKCSECGKSFRWSSGLQYHQRVHTGERPYKCCECGKSFASSSNLQNHQRVHSGKRPYECNECEKSFINQSQLHNHQRVHTGEKPYECSECGKSFTQSTYLHCHEKLHTGEKPYKCSECGKSFTANNHLRRHQRLHLGEKPYKCSECGKSFTRRPALRNHQIDHTGEKPYKCSECGKSFKSKNGFQYHQRVHTRQSHYECN; encoded by the exons ATGGACGGAGCCTCCCGTGGTGCTCAcagctcacactggggattgaagctCGGAGTCGCCGCCCGGACCCACGCCAGGGCCGGGACAGGCACCGCCATTCCTGCAGCGGCTTCTACTCCGGCCGCTCCCGCCCCGCTCGGCCCACAGAGAGCAATGGCGGCGCCCGCGCTGAGGAAACGTGCTGAG gttggcgtgacctttgaggacattgccctgtacttctccagggaggaatggagcctccttgatgagggtcagagacagctgtacctgaatgtgatgctggagaactttgaacttgtatcctcGCTGG gttgctgctgtggagcagagaaTGCGGAGGTACCGACGGAACAGAACGCTCCTGTAAGAGTGTCACAGGCCAGGAATCGCAAGTTAGCCTTGTCTTCCCAGAAGAGCCACCCCTGTGAGAGTTGTGGACTCGTCTTGAGAAGGATTTTCCACTTGACTGAGCTGCAGGGAACACAACATGGACAGATACAGCTGAGGTGTGGGGCATGtgcaaaacaattttatttcagtgcaaaatttcagcagcagcagcatgtgAGAGAGAACACTTTCATTAGGGGTGTGGAGAGGATGTCACTTGCAAAGATCTGCAATTTCAATGTGTCCCAGAATGATTTCACCTGTGGGGAGGTTGGGCAGGGCACActctcctggtcagggcatctcTACCTAAAGGCTGATCAGACCAGGGACAGGCCAAATAATATTTCCATGGGTGGTTTGAAGTTTCAAAGGAGAAAAGATTTTTACACCAGAAAAGAATGTGAGGAAGATCCTGGAAGCAGTTATCTTCGTCCTCATCAGAGAGTTCggactggagaaaagccttataaatgtagtgaatgtgggaaatcttttaccaatAGCAGAGGCCTCCATCATCATCAAAGATTTCACAccggagagaagccttataaatgcaatgaatgtgggaaatcttttacccgGAGGCCTGTCCTTCataaacatcagagaattcatacaggtgaaaagccttataaatgcagtgaatgtgggaaatcttttacccagAGCACTTCCCTTCgttgtcatcagagagttcatacaggagaaaagccttataaatgcagtgaatgtgggaaatgtgTTGCAAGGATTTATGATCTCCAGTATCATATGAGAGtgcacacaggagaaaagccttataaatgcagtgagtgtgggaaatctttcAGATGGAGCAGtggtctccaatatcatcagagagttcacactggagaaaggccttataaatgttgtgaatgtggaaaatcttttgcAAGTAGCAGTAATCTCCAAAATCATCAGAGAGTGCACTCTGGaaaaaggccttatgagtgcaatGAATGTGAAAAATCTTTTATCAATCAGTCTCAACTTcataatcatcagagagttcatacaggagaaaagccttatgaatgcagtgaatgtgggaaatcttttacccagAGCACTTACCTTCATTGTCATGAGAAacttcatacaggagaaaagccttacaaatgcagtgaatgtgggaaatcttttaccgcTAACAACCACCTTCGTAGACATCAGAGACTTCATttaggagaaaagccttataaatgcagtgaatgtgggaagtcttttacACGTAGGCCTGCCCTTCGTAATCATCAGATAgatcatacaggagaaaagccttataaatgcagtgaatgtgggaaatcttttaaaagtaagaatggtttccaatatcatcagagagttcacactagACAAAGCCATTATGAGTGTAATTAA